The following coding sequences lie in one Camelus bactrianus isolate YW-2024 breed Bactrian camel chromosome 8, ASM4877302v1, whole genome shotgun sequence genomic window:
- the MRPL18 gene encoding large ribosomal subunit protein uL18m isoform X2: MALRSRLWELSSVCRNPGCGVAALSTSSKPAVKPEADVVENEAVAPEFTNRNPRNLELLAVARKERGWRTVWPSREFWHRLRVIRTQHHIEAFVEHRSGQVVVSASTLQTTRECYDRRWCGAAGASENL, translated from the exons ATGGCGCTTCGGTCGCGGCTCTGGGAGTTGTCTTCGGTTTGCAGGAACCCGG GATGTGGGGTGGCGGCTCTCTCAACCAGTTCCAAGCCAGCGGTGAAGCCTGAAGCGGACGTTGTGGAAAATGAAGCTGTTGCCCCAGAGTTCACCAACCGGAACCCCCGGAATCTGGAGCTCTTGGCTGTTGCCAGAAAAGAGCGGGGCTGGAGGACAGTGTGGCCCTCCCGGGAGTTCTGGCACAG GTTGAGAGTCATAAGGACTCAGCATCATATAGAAGCATTTGTGGAACACCGCAGTGGCCAGGTTGTGGTTTCAGCATCCACCC TTCAAACGACTAGAGAGTGCTATGACAGAAGGTGGTGTGGTGCTGCAGGAGCCTCGGAGAATCTATGA
- the PNLDC1 gene encoding poly(A)-specific ribonuclease PNLDC1, whose product MFKGKHLGANTWARAVASAAGRHRRRLPGPVARGGVAFPPREPFKAAARRKRVAARGRTGRPRPSCVAMDVGADEFEQSLPLLQELVLGADFLGLDIEFTGLRSNLSRPQQISLFDLPSEWYLKTRQSVQQFTICQIGLSAFSSIEGESSKYVAHSCNFFLFPTTFGILDSEFSFQASSIQFLNRYGFDYNKFLKKGIPYMNEEQEKTIKHSILTGNWRVRSSLHKDQIKAVIDEVTRWLDLAEEGDWMTLPDIAGFQAFEVQLVLRKALPDIWTMLREHGVIVKKVSKQHRWYLENTSCDRESCWKEKTLLSARGFSVFFQMLVKAQKPLVGHNMMMDLLHLHEKFFRPLPESYDEFKLNIHNLFPILIDTKNVTKDIWKELNFPRVSSLSELHDILNSDLNPTKDSGPVIIHASKCEKYVETKYPHEAAYDAFLCGSVFLRVAHLLLWRVHGSVPMPEPSFPLYLDVLAPYVNQVNLIRAGVPKINFSGPDYPSIRPPILILSVRSWRGVSEQQVYREFQNLCKFDVRRLTRSQFLLLTNKFKDARSVLKEYRGHPTLRVSLYRYWRHSPNINCLLQVCGVVTTWALVAFLLGRPHS is encoded by the exons ATGTTTAAGGGCAAGCACCTGGGGGCAAACACCTGGGCGCGGGCGGTGGCCAGCGCAGCCGGGCGGCACAGACGGAGGCTGCCGGGGCCGGTGGCGCGCGGGGGCGTTGCGTTTCCCCCGCGCGAGCCCTTTAAGGCGGCGGCGCGGCGGAAGCGCGTGGCAGCGCGTGGCCGCACTGGGCGCCCTCGGCCGAGCTGCGTGGCCATGGACGTGGGCGCCGACGAGTTCGAGCAGAGCCTCCCGCTGCTGCAGGAGCTCGTCCTGGGCGCAGACTTCCTGG GTCTGGATATAGAATTCACAGGCCTTCGTTCTAACCTGTCCAGGCCCCAGCAGATCAG TCTTTTTGACTTGCCGTCAGAGTGGTATCTAAAGACTCGTCAGAGTGTTCAGCAATTCACAATCTGTCAGATAG GATTGTCAGCGTTCTCCAGTATTGAAGGAGAGTCAAGCAA gtaTGTAGCCCATTCGTGtaacttctttctcttccctacaACGTTTGGGATTTTGGATTCAGAGTTCTCTTTCCAGGCTTCCAGCATTCAGTTTTTGAATCGGTATGGCTTCGACTATAACAAG TTTCTCAAAAAAGGAATCCCATATATGAACGAAGAACAGGAGAAGACAATAAAACACAGCATCCTAACTGGGAACTGGAGAGTTCGCAG TTCTCTGCACAAAGACCAGATCAAGGCGGTGATCGACGAGGTGACGCGCTGGCTGGACCTGGCTGAGGAAGGCGACTGGATGACCCTCCCTGATATTGCTG GCTTCCAAGCCTTCGAGGTCCAGCTTGTGCTGAGGAAGGCCCTCCCCGACATCTGGACGATGCTGAGAGAACACGGG GTGATAGTGAAGAAAGTGAGTAAACAGCATCGCTGGTATCTTGAGAACACCTCTTGTGATCGAGAGAGCTGTTGGAAGGAGAAGACTCTCCTCTCTGCAAGgggtttctctgtgtttttccagATGCTGGTGAAAGCCCAGAAG CCCTTAGTGGGACATAATATGATGATGGATCTGCTGCATCTCCACGAGAAGTTCTTCAGGCCTCTCCCAG aaagctACGATGAATTCAAGCTGAACATCCACAATCTATTTCCTATTCTTATCGACACCAAGAATGTGACAAAGGACATCTGGAAG GAACTGAATTTCCCAAGGGTTTCAAGTCTTTCAGAGCTTCACGACATCCTGAACAG tGACTTGAATCCCACGAAGGATTCTGGGCCAGTGATTATTCACGCAAGCAAATGTGAGAAATACG TTGAGACAAAGTACCCCCATGAAGCAGCGTACGATGCCTTCCTCTGCGGATCAG ttttcttgagGGTGGCACACCTGCTTCTCTGGAGAGTGCACGG CTCTGTGCCCATGCCCgagccctccttccctctctacCTCGATGTGCTGGCGCCCTATGTGAACCAGGTGAATCTTATCCGAGCCGGGGTCCCCAAGATC AATTTTTCTGGTCCAGATTATCCCAGCATCCGACCTCCCATCCTCATCCTGAGTGTCAGGAGCTGGCGTGGGGTCAGCGAGCAGCAAGTCTACCGCGAGTTTCAGAATCTCTGCAAATTCGACGTCAGGAGACTGACACGGAGCCAGTTCCTGCTCCTGACCAACAAGTTTAAGGA TGCTCGGAGCGTCCTGAAGGAGTACAGGGGCCACCCGACCCTGCGCGTCTCCCTGTACCGGTACTGGAGACATTCCCCGAACATCAACTGCTTGTTACA AGTCTGTGGCGTGGTCACTACCTGGGCCCTTGTCGCCTTTCTCCTTGGAAGACCTCACTCCTGA
- the MRPL18 gene encoding large ribosomal subunit protein uL18m isoform X1 produces the protein MALRSRLWELSSVCRNPGCGVAALSTSSKPAVKPEADVVENEAVAPEFTNRNPRNLELLAVARKERGWRTVWPSREFWHRLRVIRTQHHIEAFVEHRSGQVVVSASTREWAIKRHLYSTRNVVACESVGRVLAERCLEAGINFMVYQPTPWEAASDSFKRLESAMTEGGVVLQEPRRIYE, from the exons ATGGCGCTTCGGTCGCGGCTCTGGGAGTTGTCTTCGGTTTGCAGGAACCCGG GATGTGGGGTGGCGGCTCTCTCAACCAGTTCCAAGCCAGCGGTGAAGCCTGAAGCGGACGTTGTGGAAAATGAAGCTGTTGCCCCAGAGTTCACCAACCGGAACCCCCGGAATCTGGAGCTCTTGGCTGTTGCCAGAAAAGAGCGGGGCTGGAGGACAGTGTGGCCCTCCCGGGAGTTCTGGCACAG GTTGAGAGTCATAAGGACTCAGCATCATATAGAAGCATTTGTGGAACACCGCAGTGGCCAGGTTGTGGTTTCAGCATCCACCCGTGAATGGGCTATTAAAAGGCACCTTTATAGTACCAGAAACGTGGTGGCTTGTGAGAGTGTGGGACGAGTGCTGGCAGAGCGATGCTTAGAAGCAGGAATCAACTTCATGGTCTACCAACCAACTCCTTGGGAGGCAGCCTCAGACTCg TTCAAACGACTAGAGAGTGCTATGACAGAAGGTGGTGTGGTGCTGCAGGAGCCTCGGAGAATCTATGAATGA